In Rhodothermales bacterium, a single window of DNA contains:
- a CDS encoding YceI family protein: MFRFLPMLFLLFAAALLMGPVPSAHAQSVVPFADSSRIWVDGTSSRSDWTVYAPVWSANLTAGDGVPAGISLTVDVAAMESRKSTIMDRLMHRTFNVASHPEITFTSSDMARLAPDSLLVTGDLTMAGQTQRVDVRVHADSSAATYVVWSGRAAVKMTDYGMTPPTAMFGALHTADDVTVQFRLFTER; encoded by the coding sequence ATGTTCCGATTCCTTCCGATGTTGTTTCTCTTGTTTGCGGCGGCGCTGTTGATGGGTCCCGTACCGTCGGCCCACGCCCAGTCCGTCGTCCCGTTTGCCGATTCCTCCCGGATCTGGGTGGATGGCACGTCCAGCCGGTCGGATTGGACGGTCTACGCGCCGGTCTGGAGTGCCAATTTGACGGCGGGTGACGGCGTTCCGGCCGGGATCAGCCTGACCGTGGACGTTGCCGCCATGGAGAGCCGGAAATCGACGATCATGGACCGGCTCATGCACCGCACCTTCAATGTGGCGTCCCACCCGGAGATCACGTTCACGTCGTCGGACATGGCTCGGCTGGCTCCGGACTCGCTCCTGGTCACGGGCGATCTGACCATGGCAGGACAAACGCAACGAGTCGACGTGCGGGTGCACGCCGACTCGTCGGCTGCCACGTATGTGGTCTGGTCAGGCAGGGCGGCCGTGAAAATGACCGATTATGGAATGACGCCCCCGACCGCCATGTTCGGTGCGCTGCATACCGCGGACGATGTAACGGTCCAGTTCCGTCTCTTCACGGAGAGGTAG
- a CDS encoding FAD:protein FMN transferase: protein MATRFECALEGSDAPRLQAAGERMLGEVDRWERILSFYDPASELSRVNRDAGQGAVRVSADLFRVLETCAEVVHASAGAFDPTWAPVLRAWGLGGTAKGFAASAQRPSKPGFGSSPSSVGWDGIELDASHRTVRFTHPGLSIDLGGMGKGTALDAVRDLVRDEEWMAGLLDGGLVHGGTSSAVALAGPFRIGIEDPHRQGALLDTVELTDEALSVSAVMGKSVDDVGKQGIRRGHVVDPRTGEPLTADRVAAVVCPDAEFADAWATALVVQPDLSRPPGPVLESAAAPCRIRQWMVFESGPDGTWQRVAGNG from the coding sequence ATGGCCACCCGATTTGAATGTGCGCTGGAGGGTTCCGATGCGCCGCGCCTGCAGGCGGCCGGGGAACGGATGTTGGGCGAAGTCGATCGCTGGGAGCGGATATTGTCCTTTTACGACCCGGCCAGTGAGCTGTCCCGGGTGAACCGGGATGCCGGCCAGGGCGCCGTCCGGGTGTCGGCCGACCTGTTCCGGGTGCTCGAAACATGCGCCGAGGTGGTTCACGCATCAGCCGGAGCCTTCGACCCGACCTGGGCGCCGGTCCTTCGGGCCTGGGGGCTGGGCGGAACGGCCAAAGGGTTTGCCGCGTCTGCCCAACGCCCGTCGAAACCCGGCTTCGGGTCAAGCCCCTCCAGCGTGGGCTGGGACGGCATCGAGCTGGACGCCAGCCACCGCACCGTCCGTTTCACGCATCCCGGATTGTCCATTGACCTGGGCGGCATGGGCAAGGGCACCGCACTGGATGCGGTCCGGGATCTGGTCCGGGACGAGGAGTGGATGGCCGGTCTCCTGGATGGCGGGCTGGTTCATGGAGGGACGAGTTCGGCGGTCGCGCTGGCGGGCCCGTTCCGGATTGGCATTGAAGATCCGCACCGGCAGGGAGCCCTCCTGGACACGGTCGAACTCACGGATGAGGCACTTTCGGTTTCAGCCGTCATGGGCAAATCGGTGGACGACGTCGGGAAGCAAGGCATCCGACGCGGACACGTCGTCGATCCCCGGACGGGAGAACCCCTGACCGCGGACCGTGTGGCCGCTGTCGTTTGTCCGGACGCCGAGTTCGCCGATGCCTGGGCCACGGCTCTGGTGGTCCAGCCCGACCTCTCCCGTCCTCCTGGACCCGTACTTGAATCGGCTGCCGCGCCGTGCCGTATCCGGCAATGGATGGTGTTCGAATCGGGACCGGACGGGACCTGGCAGCGGGTTGCGGGCAACGGGTAG
- a CDS encoding Gfo/Idh/MocA family oxidoreductase: MSLSRRHFLKLGSLGSAIGGTLGGALSHADAERLPTAAPWAPENRKKRVDTVSCAVIGYGEWGREIAAALDRLEEARLSAVVDHFPIMLRRAQRDHPDAARHADYRTVLDDPGIPAVFVATPTHQHRQIVIDALAAGKHVYCEAPIAHTLDDARAIARAARDADGQIFQAGLLYRTEPQYRSVYGFIRSGAIGQPAMIRSQWHRKDSWRRVSSSRERERDLNWRLDADVSLGLFGEVGIQQIDAASWIRDTRPTSVSGFGGTMFWNDGRTVPDTIQAIVGSPDNVNLMYDATLVSGFDAAYDLHFGSDATIILRDNKAWMFKEVDAPMLGWEVYARKDKFYKETGIALLANATKLDALNQDPTYEDPNAESPLYWALKAFMDNYTYGPFAPVANHEKAYEATVVAIKGAEAIRGQTRVDITDEDYTY; the protein is encoded by the coding sequence ATGAGTCTTTCCCGACGCCATTTCCTGAAACTGGGTTCACTGGGCAGTGCCATCGGTGGGACGCTGGGGGGTGCCCTGTCGCACGCCGACGCCGAGCGGCTTCCAACGGCCGCGCCGTGGGCGCCGGAGAATCGGAAAAAACGGGTGGATACCGTGTCGTGCGCCGTTATCGGGTACGGTGAGTGGGGGCGGGAAATTGCGGCTGCGCTGGACCGCCTTGAAGAGGCGCGGCTGTCGGCCGTCGTGGACCACTTTCCCATCATGCTCCGCCGCGCCCAACGCGACCACCCCGATGCCGCACGTCACGCGGACTACCGTACGGTCCTGGACGACCCTGGCATTCCTGCGGTGTTCGTCGCCACACCCACCCACCAACACCGGCAGATCGTGATCGACGCGCTCGCGGCCGGCAAGCACGTCTACTGTGAGGCGCCCATTGCGCATACCCTGGATGATGCCCGGGCCATCGCCCGGGCGGCCCGGGATGCCGACGGCCAGATTTTCCAGGCCGGATTGCTGTACAGGACAGAACCCCAGTACCGTTCTGTCTACGGATTCATCCGCAGCGGGGCCATCGGTCAACCGGCCATGATCCGCTCCCAGTGGCACCGGAAGGACTCCTGGCGACGCGTATCGTCCAGCCGGGAACGGGAACGGGACCTCAACTGGCGGCTGGACGCCGACGTATCCCTCGGCCTGTTCGGCGAGGTGGGCATCCAGCAGATCGATGCCGCTTCATGGATCCGTGACACCCGTCCGACGTCGGTGTCCGGGTTCGGAGGAACCATGTTCTGGAATGACGGGCGGACGGTTCCGGATACCATCCAGGCCATCGTGGGCTCACCCGACAACGTGAACCTGATGTACGACGCCACGCTGGTGTCGGGCTTCGATGCGGCATACGACCTGCACTTCGGTTCGGACGCCACCATCATCCTGCGCGACAACAAGGCGTGGATGTTCAAGGAGGTCGACGCCCCCATGCTTGGCTGGGAGGTTTACGCGCGCAAGGACAAGTTCTACAAGGAGACGGGCATTGCCCTCTTGGCCAACGCCACGAAGCTGGACGCGCTGAACCAGGATCCCACCTACGAGGACCCGAACGCCGAGAGCCCGCTGTACTGGGCACTGAAGGCCTTCATGGACAATTATACCTACGGACCGTTCGCCCCCGTGGCCAACCATGAAAAGGCCTATGAGGCCACGGTGGTGGCCATCAAGGGCGCCGAAGCCATCCGCGGACAGACACGCGTGGACATCACGGACGAAGACTACACGTATTGA
- a CDS encoding Gfo/Idh/MocA family oxidoreductase, whose product MSSRKTLPAANTDASRRDFIKKSALAAGALATGLPSTLAKGSVLGANDRLNVGFVGVGGQGFHAHVRTVVNSNMELETQHEYNYNVVGMAACDLYSERRERARKLMDDVRQARNLGDYTVQTYEDHRRLIENKDIDVVFIGTVDHWHAQVAIDALDAGKHVYCEKPMTRYLGEAFNVHDAVTRSGRKFQVGSQYTSEAKWHKAAELIKAGKIGPPTFAQNSYMRNSPDGEWNYYALEEGVTPVTMNWEHWLGPVANKIDFNREHYHRWRKYLPYCAGILGDLLAHMIHPLVIAANITEFPTRVVCIGNNKVTQAMLGPDERSVTDNTQLLAEFPSGLCMLIAGSTVNEQGIGQVIRGHEATLYFGGNSVELRPERPFADLVDQETHENLEPGPQVSAHVANLFDAIRNDTTTNGNIDVALVTQAIISMAEASERYGESIYLDPATRTFRTGTGTKLDVPTYGTFPQS is encoded by the coding sequence ATGTCTTCCAGGAAAACCCTACCCGCCGCGAACACCGACGCCTCCCGGCGCGATTTCATCAAGAAAAGCGCGCTCGCCGCGGGTGCCCTGGCTACCGGTCTGCCCTCCACGCTGGCCAAAGGCAGCGTCCTGGGCGCGAACGATCGCCTGAACGTCGGATTCGTTGGCGTAGGCGGACAAGGATTCCATGCGCACGTCCGCACGGTGGTGAACAGCAACATGGAATTGGAGACGCAGCACGAATACAACTACAACGTGGTTGGAATGGCCGCGTGTGATCTGTACAGCGAACGACGGGAACGGGCACGCAAGCTCATGGATGATGTTCGACAGGCCCGCAACCTGGGTGATTACACCGTGCAGACGTATGAAGACCATCGTCGGCTCATTGAGAACAAGGACATCGACGTCGTCTTCATTGGAACTGTTGACCATTGGCATGCCCAGGTCGCCATCGATGCGCTCGACGCCGGCAAGCACGTCTATTGTGAAAAGCCCATGACCCGGTATCTGGGCGAGGCCTTCAATGTGCACGATGCCGTAACGCGATCAGGACGCAAGTTCCAGGTCGGGTCGCAGTACACCTCCGAGGCCAAGTGGCACAAGGCGGCGGAACTCATAAAGGCCGGCAAGATCGGACCTCCGACGTTCGCGCAGAACTCCTACATGCGGAATTCCCCGGACGGCGAGTGGAACTACTACGCCCTCGAGGAAGGTGTAACGCCGGTCACCATGAACTGGGAGCACTGGCTCGGACCGGTGGCCAACAAGATTGACTTCAATCGCGAGCACTATCACCGCTGGCGCAAGTACCTCCCCTATTGCGCAGGTATCCTGGGTGACCTCCTGGCCCACATGATCCATCCACTGGTCATCGCCGCCAACATCACGGAATTCCCGACGCGCGTGGTCTGCATTGGCAACAACAAGGTCACGCAGGCCATGCTTGGCCCGGACGAGCGTTCCGTGACGGACAACACGCAGTTGCTGGCTGAATTCCCGTCGGGGCTGTGCATGCTGATTGCGGGGTCCACCGTGAACGAGCAGGGCATAGGGCAGGTCATCCGCGGCCACGAGGCCACCCTGTATTTCGGCGGCAATTCGGTGGAATTGCGCCCGGAACGGCCATTCGCCGACCTGGTGGACCAGGAAACCCATGAGAATCTGGAACCTGGCCCGCAGGTCTCGGCGCACGTGGCCAACCTGTTCGACGCCATCCGGAACGACACGACGACCAACGGCAACATCGACGTGGCGCTCGTCACGCAGGCCATCATTTCCATGGCCGAGGCGTCCGAGCGGTACGGAGAATCCATTTACCTGGATCCCGCTACCCGCACGTTCCGTACCGGGACGGGCACGAAGCTCGACGTCCCGACGTACGGAACGTTTCCGCAGTCCTGA